Proteins encoded together in one Lutra lutra chromosome 4, mLutLut1.2, whole genome shotgun sequence window:
- the FAM76A gene encoding protein FAM76A isoform X1, which translates to MAALYACTKCHQRFPFEALSQGQQLCKECRIAHPVVKCTYCRTEYQQESKTNTICKKCAQNVQLYGTPKPCQYCNIIAAFIGNKCQRCTNSEKKYGPPYSCEQCKQQCAFDRKDDRKKVDGKLLCWLCTLSYKRVLQKTKEQRKHLSSSSRASHQEKEQYSRLSGGSHYNSQKTLSTSSIQNEIPKKKSKFESITTNGDSFSPDLALDSPGTDHFVIIAQLKEEVATLKKMLHQKDQMILEKEKKITELKADFQYQESQMRAKMNQMEKTHKEVTEQLQAKNRELLKQAAALSKSKKSEKSGAITSP; encoded by the exons ATGGCGGCGCTCTACGCCTGCACCAAGTGCCACCAGCGCTTCCCCTTCGAGGCGCTGTCTCAGGGGCAGCAGCTGTGCAAG GAATGTCGGATTGCACACCCTGTTGTGAAGTGCACCTACTGTAGAACTGAGTACCAGCAGGAGAG TAAAACCAATACAATATGCAAGAAATGTGCTCAGAATGTGCAGTTATATGGAACG cCCAAACCTTGTCAGTACTGCAACATAATTGCAGCGTTTATTGGCAACAAATGCCAGCGCTGCACGAATTCAGAGAAGAAGTATGGACCACCATATTCGTGTGAACAGTGTAAGCAGCAGTGCGCATTTGACAGGAAAGATGACAGAAAGAAG GTAGATGGGAAATTGCTGTGCTGGCTTTGTACACTTTCATACAAACGAGTCCTTCAGAAGACCAAAGAGCAGAGGAAACATCTGAGCAGCTCTTCCCGTGCCAGCCACCAGGAGAAGGAACAGTATAGTCGACTGAGTGGTGGCAGCCACTATAACAG CCAGAAAACACTTTCTACATCTTCAATTCAAAATGAAATCccaaagaaaaaatccaaatttgAGTCAATCACAACCAATGGAGACAG CTTTTCCCCAGACCTGGCTCTGGACTCACCAGGCACTGACCACTTTGTCATCATTGCCCAACTGAAGGAAGAAGTAGCCACTCTGAAGAAGATGCTGCATCAAAAGGATCAAatgattttagagaaagagaagaag aTCACAGAGTTGAAGGCTGATTTCCAATACCAAGAATCTCAGATGAGAGCCAAAATGAACCAGATGGAGAAAACCCACAAAGAAGTCACAGAGCAATTGCAG GCCAAAAACCGAGAGCTCCTGAAGCAGGCAGCTGCCTTGTCCAAGAGCAAGAAGTCTGAGAAGTCAGGAGCTATAACCTCTCCATGA
- the FAM76A gene encoding protein FAM76A isoform X2 has translation MAALYACTKCHQRFPFEALSQGQQLCKECRIAHPVVKCTYCRTEYQQESKTNTICKKCAQNVQLYGTPKPCQYCNIIAAFIGNKCQRCTNSEKKYGPPYSCEQCKQQCAFDRKDDRKKVDGKLLCWLCTLSYKRVLQKTKEQRKHLSSSSRASHQEKEQYSRLSGGSHYNSQKTLSTSSIQNEIPKKKSKFESITTNGDSFSPDLALDSPGTDHFVIIAQLKEEVATLKKMLHQKDQMILEKEKKVQFC, from the exons ATGGCGGCGCTCTACGCCTGCACCAAGTGCCACCAGCGCTTCCCCTTCGAGGCGCTGTCTCAGGGGCAGCAGCTGTGCAAG GAATGTCGGATTGCACACCCTGTTGTGAAGTGCACCTACTGTAGAACTGAGTACCAGCAGGAGAG TAAAACCAATACAATATGCAAGAAATGTGCTCAGAATGTGCAGTTATATGGAACG cCCAAACCTTGTCAGTACTGCAACATAATTGCAGCGTTTATTGGCAACAAATGCCAGCGCTGCACGAATTCAGAGAAGAAGTATGGACCACCATATTCGTGTGAACAGTGTAAGCAGCAGTGCGCATTTGACAGGAAAGATGACAGAAAGAAG GTAGATGGGAAATTGCTGTGCTGGCTTTGTACACTTTCATACAAACGAGTCCTTCAGAAGACCAAAGAGCAGAGGAAACATCTGAGCAGCTCTTCCCGTGCCAGCCACCAGGAGAAGGAACAGTATAGTCGACTGAGTGGTGGCAGCCACTATAACAG CCAGAAAACACTTTCTACATCTTCAATTCAAAATGAAATCccaaagaaaaaatccaaatttgAGTCAATCACAACCAATGGAGACAG CTTTTCCCCAGACCTGGCTCTGGACTCACCAGGCACTGACCACTTTGTCATCATTGCCCAACTGAAGGAAGAAGTAGCCACTCTGAAGAAGATGCTGCATCAAAAGGATCAAatgattttagagaaagagaagaaggtacAGTTTTGTTAA